The genomic segment GAGGACTGAGGAGAGCAATATCCCTCCCCACCAAATCCTACTTGTGATACATTCGCATTTCCATCCAAACTAGTAGAATAGGGGAAACTGATTCCGTTGGAGGAGAAAGGCCAAAAACacactgccctgccccctccttcGTCCCCTAACTCCCACCTAGTCTGAATTCAAATCCCACTCCTCCACCTACAAGCCACGTAACCTTTAGCTAGTAACTTTACTTGAGCCTCAGTCCCCAGTTCTGTACTATGGGGACAATAACACGCCTCCCATAGGATTGTATGAGCGTTACACGAGGTGTGGAGGGCCTGACCCGGGGGAAGCCCCAGACCGTGCTCCTTCTTGTCGGTCATACAGAGATGCAAAGACACAAAGACCTCTCCTGGGGGCACTCACACACATGCAGATTCACAGAGGCCCAAAGTCACAGGAAGCTCACACGTGGACACACAGATCTGAGGGCCCCACAGAGCCTCCCTATCCAGGCTCTTGCTCTGCTTCGGCCCCATTTGGTTGGTGCTGGGTCTGACCTGTTTTTCTGGGAAAGCTGGCAACATCAAAGGGAGCCCTTTAAGCTCTACCCCACTTTGATATGCTAATGGAGGGGCCCTGGCCTGGTTCCCCAGACACTCTGGAGGCCACAGCTCCAGGCATGAACCCCACAGCACCACCCCTTTAATTTTTGATCTGGGAGAGTAGAAATAGGAGGGGCAGCCAGGAAAGGATTTGTCATCCACAGTCcgtaaacacacagacacacccacagAGACAGGAGCAGACAGGACCTAGAAGCACCGGCATTATGCTCACAGGCAGCGCTCCCAGGCCAGCCAGGAGGAGACCCGACAATCTTGCGGATCCCAATCCTCTGAATCCAAATTCAGGGCTTTTTACACTATGCCAGCCTGCTAtccccactaccaccaccaccaccaccattgtcGTCCCCACTGTGACCGGCATCACCAACGGCATTGCcgtcccccccaccaccaccaccctaaCTGCCTTCCCCACCACtacttccaccaccaccacccaccaacACTACCCCATAaccaccatccccaccaccaccatccccaccatccccaccatccccgTCATGACTACCTTATCACACCATCACTGTCTGAACTGACGGAGGAGCCCTCATGAACCCTCATACAGCATGGAGGAAAGACCCCTTGggcagggcagaaggaggagggCTCCCCCCCTTTCTAGGAACGCAGGGGAAAAGGTCAAGAagctcaggccctgccccagccctggattCTCCCACACTCCAACCCTGCTGGAGACCGAGCCTTCCCGGTCTGCGTCCgagcctcctccccctccctgctcccacacgCACGGAGAACTGGTCTCCATCAGGTGTGGCCCCGTGGCTTCCCAGTGCCGGAGGCAGCCCTGGAGAGAGGAGCCccggaggggaaggcaggggaggggcggacGCTGGCGGCCCCCACCGGATTGGCTGACCCGAGCTGTCTCAGCCAGCCCCTGACTAGCAGGCTCTCAAAGAGACAGTGACCTTGGCCACTGCCCTGAGCGCTGCCCGTCTCAGCCATGCGGTGGGCGCCCCGGGGGCCATCCTGAAGCAGGTGGCGAGGTGGGAGGAGGCCACCTGGCGCCGTAGGGGGCACCATGGACAAGTTCCGGATGATCTTCCAGTTCCTGCAGGCCAACCAGGAGTCCTTCATGAACGGCATCTGCGGCATCATGGCCCTGGCCAGCGCCCAGGTGTACTCCGCCTTCGATTTCAACTGCCCCTGCCTGCCGGGCTACAACGCGGCCTACAGCGCGGGCATCCTGCTGGCGCCGCCCCTCGTGCTCTTCCTGCTCGGCCTGGTCATGAACAACAACGTGTCCATGCTGGCCGAAGAGTGGAAGCGGCCCCCGGGCCGCCGGGCCAAGGACCCCGCCGTGCTGCGCTACATGTTCTGCTCCATGGCCCAGCGCGCCCTCATTGCGCCCGTCGTCTGGGTGGCCGTCACACTGCTGGATGGCAAATGCTTCCTCTGTGCCTTCTGCACTGCGGTGCCCGTGACTGTGCTGGGCAATGGCAGCCTGGCACCGGGCCTGTCTCGGCCCGAGCTTGCCCGCCTGCTGGCCCGGGTGCCCTGCCCTGACATCTACGACGGCGACTGGCTGCTGGCCCGCGACGTGGCCGTGTGCTACCTGCGCTGCATCTCCCAGGTGAGGGGGCGGCCCGGCCTCGGCCCGGGTCTCCCGTCGCGGCCCAGGGTCCCTCTGGCAGGGTCCAATCCCCCACCTCTTGAAATGAGGCTTGCTCGGGGCACAGCCGTGTTTTCCCAATAGATGGGAGCTCCCCAGACTGGGCTTGGGGCTCCCCCTCAGACAGAGCTCTTTGGGGGCAGGGGCATATTTTCCCAACTGGGGCCAGGGCTTCTGAAGGCAGAGCCGTGTGTCTT from the Halichoerus grypus chromosome 7, mHalGry1.hap1.1, whole genome shotgun sequence genome contains:
- the CALHM1 gene encoding calcium homeostasis modulator protein 1 → MDKFRMIFQFLQANQESFMNGICGIMALASAQVYSAFDFNCPCLPGYNAAYSAGILLAPPLVLFLLGLVMNNNVSMLAEEWKRPPGRRAKDPAVLRYMFCSMAQRALIAPVVWVAVTLLDGKCFLCAFCTAVPVTVLGNGSLAPGLSRPELARLLARVPCPDIYDGDWLLARDVAVCYLRCISQALGWSFVLLTTLLAFVVRSVRPCFTQAAFLKSKYWSHYIDIERKLFDETCTEHAKAFAKVCIQQFFEAVNHDLELGHTHGALATAPAGSAAPAAKDGAEEEREKLRGITDQGTMNRLLTSWHKCKPPLRLGQEEPLMGNGWAEGGPRAPRKEVATYFSRV